Below is a genomic region from Cellulomonas sp. P24.
ACGACGAAGGGAGGGGCGGGGAGGACACATGGCAGTCGCGGCGGGGACACCCTCTCGACGGCGTCGCCGTCGTCGACGGTGGCTCCTCGCGTGTGCTGTCGCCCTTGCCCCGGTGCTCGCCGTCGGGGCGCTGTGGCCCACTACCCCTGGCGTCGGCAACGCGGAAGTGCTCATCCGATCCCGTCTGGAAACGCACGACGCCCCGCTCCTGGGGGCGTTGCCGACGTCCGACAGGGTGGCTCGAGCCCTGGTGGCGACCGAGGACAGCCGGTTCTACGTCACCCCGGGTGTCGACCCGATCAGTGCCGCACGTGCTGGGTTCGCGATGCTCACCGGAAGCGTGGACACGGGTGCAGCGACCCTGGAGCAACAGCTCGCGAAGAACCTGTACTTCCCTCAGGACGGCGGTTTGCTCGACAAGGTCGACGAGGCCGAGGTCGCGCTGAAGCTCGACGTCGGCTACTCGAAGCACGAGATCTTGCGGATGTACCTCGCCTCCGTGTATTTCGGGCACGGGTACTACGGTCTGCCGGCGGCGGCCCGCGGGTACTTCGGTACGACTCCTGCCGCCCTGACCTGGGCACAGGCCAGCCTCCTCGCCGGGCTGGTGCAGGCGCCATCCGCCTACGATCCCGTCGTGCACCTCGACGCCGCACGGCTGCGTCAGCGGCATGTGCTCAACCGTCTCGTCGCCACCGGGGTACTGACGCGTGCCGAGGCGACGGGCGCGTTCGCCGCTCCCCTCGGTCTCCGCTGACCCGTGTTCACGCGCGCGCAGACTCGTCGGCAGGTCCGGCCGGCGGTATCGGCGAGGAGGCGGTGCGGTCGCTCTCGCGCACCCGGGAGGTCGGAGGGGTCCGCGCGATCGGTGGGCGCGCCGGGCGGGCCGTCTGCAGGAAGTGCTCCGCGGCGCCGCCGAGCCGTGTCCCTTTGCGCCACACCGCGTCGAGTGAGCGGGACAGGTCGACCTCGGCGAGCGGCACCTCGACGAGGCGCCCGTCCCTGAGCTCGTTCGCGACGGCGAGCTCGCTGATCACGGCGGGAAAGCTGCCGGAGCTGACGAGCACCTTGACGGCGGCGTTCGAGTCGAGCTCGACAGCAGGCGGGACCATCGATCGCCCGATCGCCAGGCGGAGGGTGTCCCGGGTTCCGGAGCCGTCCTCACGCGATGCCAACGGTGTCTGCGCGAGCTCGTCCCGCCCGAGCGGGTGACGTCGCCGCGCGAGCGGGTGATCGGGCGCGACGACCAGCACGAGTCGGTCGCGCGCGACCCGCCGCCGGTGCAGGTCGGACGGGATCTGCGGCGTCTCGACGAATCCGAGGTCGATCTCGCGGGCGCGCAGCGCAGCGATGACCTCCTGAGAGTTCGCCACGCGGAGCTGCACGGGTGGCTCCCCCGGCCGTCGGCGGAACTCGCCCAGCCAGGTGGGGGCGAGGTACTCCGCGATCGTCTGGCTGGCCCCGATGCTGAGACGTTCGGCGGCTCGTGCCGCGAGGGCCTGGCTGCCGGTGATCAACGCGTCCGTCGCCTCGACCACGCTCCGGCACCAACCGGTGACCATCCGGCCCTGATCCGTCAGGGTCGCCCCGCGGGTACGCCGGTCGAGCAGGGCGAGCCCCAGCTGGCGTTCGAGCACCTGGATCCGTTTGCTCGCGGACGGCTGGCTGATCTGCTCGGCACGAGCGGCGGCCGAGATGCTGCCGAGATCTGCGACGAGCGCAAGCATCCGGAGCGCCTCGAGGTCGAGTGAGGGGCGGTGGGGCGGCACGGGGCTCCTTCGCGTCCGGCGGGGCCCGGACGGGTGGTCCGCACTCCTGCAGAGACGGCATGGACATAGCCGTTGGCTATGATGCTATCGCAGATGTCCTGCTACCGGGCGGCTTCATCACACGCCACAGTCGTTGACGTGACCGTCGCGAGAGAGACCACAGGCCCCGCCCCCGCCGCCCCTGCCGATACCGATAGCGACCGCAGCGCGGGACCCGCCACCCGGCGGACCGCCCTGGTACAGAAGCTCCCCGGCCTGTCGCTCGCCGTCGCGATCGCGATCGTCGCGTCCGTCATCGGCCGTCTGCTCCCGATCGTCGGAGGTCCGGTCACCGGGATCGTGATCGGCGTCGCCGTCGCCGCGGTGGTCAAGCCCGGCGAACGCTGGCGCCCCGGCATCAAGACGGCGAGCAGAACGGTGCTGCAGGCGTCCGTGGTGGTGCTCGGATCCCAGCTGTCCCTCATGCAGATCGTCCACGTCGGTCTCAGCTCGCTCCCCGTGATGCTCGGCACGCTGACCGTGGCGCTCGTGTCGGCCTACTGGATCGGGCGCTGGCTCGGCGTCACGGGGAACCTCAGGACGCTCGTCGGTGTCGGGACGGCGATCTGCGGTGCGTCGGCCATCGCGGCGGTGACGCCGGTGATCGGCGCGGCCGGCGTCGAGGTCGCCTACGCGGTCACGACGATCTTCCTGTTCAACGTGTCTGCCGTCCTCGTCTTCCCGACGCTCGGGCACCTGCTCGGCATGAGCCAGCACGCGTTCGGGCTGTTCGCCGGCACCGCCGTGAACGACATGTCGTCCGTCGTCGCCGCCGCCACCACCTACGGGCACCAGGCCGCCACCTACGCCGTCGTGGTGAAGCTCACCCGCACGCTCCTGATCATCCCGATCAGCCTCGGTCTCGCCGCCCTGGTCGCCCGCCGGGAACGTGTCCAGACCGCAGCAGCCGGCACGGTCGCGCACGTCGCAGAACCGAGCGTGGCGGCGGAGGTCCGTTCGCGCGTCCACGTGCTCCGCCTGGTCCCCCGCTTCCTCATCGGCTTCCTCGTCGTCGCCGCCGCGAACACGGTCGGACTCGTGCCGACGGTCCTGCACCCGGCCCTGAGCCAGGTCTCGGTGTTCCTCATCACCGTTGCCCTCTCGGCGATCGGGCTGTCGACCGACCTGCCCGGACTGCGGAGAGCGGGGCACCGCCCGCTCGTGCTCGGAGCAGCCCTGTGGATCGTCGTCTCGCTCACGAGCCTCGCCCTGCAGCGGGTCACTGGTCTCGGCTGAGACCCGCCGGTTGCCTCCGCCCGGCGTCTCCGTGACAACTGCGTCCGGTCGTGCCGGGCGCCATACCGCAGCTCCCCCCGCGCCGACCTGCACGATCGCCGCTAGGCTCGAGATGCGTTGATCCTGAGCTGGAGGCGCCATGGCGCGATCGAGCATCCTCGACCGATTCCGTCCCGTGGGTGCACCGGGACCGGCAGGGCCGGTCGGGGTGCCGTCCACGGACGTCCCGGGCTACGTCAGCGAGCTCGTGCCGGTCTTCGCGGCGCTCGACGCCGACATCGACCGTGCCCGCGAGGACGTGCAGGAGGCGCAGACCTGGGCCGCGGACGCCGTTGCACGCGCGCGTGCGGACGCGACGGCCGAGATCGCCCGGGCGCGACGGGACGCGGGGGCCGAACGCGCAGCGGCGGCAGCGGCCGTCGCCGAAGCCGCCGCGCAGGACGACGCCCGGTTGATCGTCGAGGCCCAGGAGGCGGCGGACGCGATCGCGCGCTCGAGCGTCGAGCGGCTGCCCGGGATCGTCGGCGCGGTCGTCGAGCGGATCCTGCACGACCACCTCGGCGAGGCGCGATGAACCATGGTGGGCGCTGACTGGGTTGCCGCGACGGTCCGGGCTCGGGCCTTGGCCCGGCGCCGCGCCGGAACGGGCACGAGCGCCGCGATCGCCCGAGCCGCCACTCTGCAGGACGGGCTCCAGCTGCTCGAGGGAACTGCCTACGAGCAGTTGATCACCGGTGCCACCGACCTGACCGCAGCAGAGCGTGCGACCCGTGAGACGGTCCTGTGGCAGGTCCGTGTGATGGCCGGGTGGCTCCCGGCTTCCTCATCGCGCCTGTGCCGGAGCGTCGCCGCTGCGTTCGAGCGCGACAACCTCCTGGCTCTCGCAGGTCAGCTGGCCGACGGGCACGCGGCACCCGAGGCGTTCGACCTCGGGACGCTCGACACCGCATGGTCGCGGCTTCGCTCCGCCGGGTCGACCTCGGAGCTTCATGCCGAGCTCTCCCGCTCGCCCTGGGGAGCGGTCGGCCCGGAGGACTCCCCGGCACTGCAGGACGTGCTCACCATGGTCTGGCTCAGGAGACTCGCCGACACGGCGGCACCGGCGCGGCCCTGGGCGCTGGCCGGTGGTGCCCTGATCGCGGCGCGGACCGTTCTCGTCGACCGCGCCCGGCCGTCACCCCGGCTCCGGCAGCTTCTCCTCCCACTCATCGGCGCGGCGTGGGAGACGGCCACGGACGTCGAGTCGATGCAGGGCTCCCTGCCTCGCGCCCTCGGCCCGCTCTTCGCCGGTGTCACAGCGCCCACCGACCTGTGGCGGGCGGAGGCCCGGGCCATGACCACCGTCGAGGCGGACGGCTTCCGGCTGCTCCGGTCGGCGCTTCCCGGCCCCGACGTGGTGCTCGGATCTCTCGCCGTGCTCACGATCGACGCCTGGCGGATCCGCGCCGCACTCGCGGCGTCCGCACTCGGCTCCGGGCACAGCGAGGTCCTCGATGCGGTGGCGTGAGGCGCTCAGCCCGATGCGCATGGAACGGGTCGCGATCGTCGCACCCGTCGAGCACTACCGCGCCGTCCTCGAGGAGGTGGCCCGGCAGGCCGTCGTCGAGCTCGACCTCCCGTACGTGCCCGGCGACGGTCCCGACGAGCTCGACCGCGCGATCGACGCCGCCGTCGTCCACGGTCCGGTCGTCGGCCTCGTCGGCTGGGCCGCGAACCGCGACCTTGCGGCGCTCTCGACCACACTCGCCGAGCTCGGCGCCGGCGTCGTCCCGCTGGTGCATCCGCGCGGGATCGACCCACCGACGCTGCTCCCCGGCGCCGGCAGCCCCCGGATGTCCCGCACCCTCGTCGACACGTACGGCACCGTCCCCTACGCCGACGTGGACCCGTCGCGGATGGCCGCGCTCGCGTACGTCGTCATGTTCGGCATGATGTTCGGTGACGTGGGCCACGGACTCGTCCTGGTCGCCCTCGGCCTCGTGCTCCGGCGTGCCCGGTCCGGTCGGCTGGCAGGTCTCCGGCGCGCATGGCTCTTCGTGACCGGCGCGGGGCTGACCTCGATCGTCTTCGGGGCGTTGTACGGCGAGGCGTTCGGTCCGACCGGTCTCGTGCCTGTGCTGTGGCTGGAACCGCTGACGAGCCCGGTCCCGCTGATGCTCGCGGCGCTCGTGATCGGTGCGCTCCTCCTGGCGGGTGCCTACCTCCTCGGCACGATCAACCGCGTGCGGGAGGGCGGCTGGGCGTACGCGCTCTACGCGCGGACCGGGGTCGCCGGTTCCGCCCTCTTCGTCGCGGTCGGGCTCCTCGCCTGGGGCCTCACCGCCTCCGTCGCTCCGCTGGTCACCGCCGGAGGCGTGCTGGCCACCGTTGCCCTCGTGCTCATCTTCGCCGGGCTGCTCGTCGAGGCGGGCGGAGGTGCGACCGGGGTCTTCCAAGCAGTGATCGAATGGGTCGACACCCTCGCCCGGCTCGGGTCGAACATCGTGTCCTTCGCCCGGCTCGCGGCCTTCGGCCTCACGCACGCCGCATTGCTGTCAGTCGTGTGGAGCGGGACAACAGCCCTGTGGCGGCCCGACTGGCGCGCCGTGGCCGCCGTCCTCGTCTTCGTGCTCGGCAACGTGCTGACCTTCGGCCTCGAGGCGCTCGTCGCCGGCATCCAGGCTCTCCGCCTCGAGTACTACGAGCTCTTCTCCCGAGTGTTCCTCTCCGAAGGCCGTCCCTTCCGTGCCTGGGCGCCCGCGCTCGCGACGGGCAGCCCGGCTCCTGAGCAGAACCGAGCTCCTGACCTCACCACCAGCACGACCGAAGGGAACAGACCGTGAACCCGTGGATCGGCACCCTCCCGGTGGCTCTCCTCGCGATGGCAGGGGGCTTCCTGCTCGTCCGTCGTCGTCGACGCGCCGGCGTCACCGCCCTCGTCGTCCTGGACGCGGTCGTCCTCGTCGCCGCTCTCGTCGTGCTCGTCGTCGCGCTCGGGAGCACCACGGCGTCGGCCGCGGTGCTGCCGGCTGCCGCGGAGACGGCGACGTCGGGTGCCGGAGGCTCGGCACTGATCGCCGCAGCGATCGCCGTCGCCGGCTCGTCGATCGGTGCCGCCTTCGCCGTCGCGTACACCGGCTCGGCCGCGCTCGCCGCGATGAGCGAACGCCCGGAGATCTTCGGCCGGGCCATGGTCGTCGTCGGGCTCGCCGAGGGGATCGCGATCTACGGCCTCATCATCGCCGTGATCCTCATCGGCAAGGCGTGACGAGGCCCCCGATGGCAGCCGGCACGGTCGTCGCCCTGGGTGAGGCCTCGCTCGTCGAGGGATACCGACTCGTCGGTGCATCGGTGCGCGCGGTCGAGGACCCGACGAGCGTGCTCGACGCCTGGCAGTCGCTCCCGGCCGGGACAGCGCTGGTCGTCCTGACGCCCCGCGCGGCAGGTGTGCTCGGCGCGCGGGTCCTCGACCCTGACGCCCCGCTCACGGTCGTGATGCCGTCATGAGTGCTCTCCCCCGCACCTCGAACACGGCGCTCGACCCGGTCCGTGAGGCGCTGCACGCGGCCGCGCAGCGCGAGGCGACGCAGATCCGCGACACGGCACGCGCAGCCGCCGACGCCACACGTGCGGCAGCCCGCCACGAGGCCGAGCAGATCCGTGCCGCGGCCGTCGCCGAGGGCACAGCGGTTGCGAAGGGCTCAGCCGCCCTGCGGTCTGCCCGGACCCGCCGCGAGGCTCACGAGATCGTCCTCGCCCGGCAGGAGGACGCCCACGCCGCCCTCGTCGACGCCGTCGGCGCCGCGGTCTCCGCGCTTCGCTCCGATCCGCGCTACCCCCGTCTGAGTGCTCACCTCGCCGAGCTCGGACGGGAGGTCCTCGGCCCCGACGCCGTCGTCACGCCGAGCCCTGCAGGCGGTGTCGTGGCCGAGCATGGCGCTCGCCGGCTCGACCTCTCGTTGCCGTCGCTCGCGGCGGCGACCCTCGCCGACATGGGACCGGAGGTGAGTGCCCTGTGGGCGTCCAGGTGACGGAGCACTCGGGTGCGTCGGGCACGGTTCGCGTCGGGTCCGTGGTCCGGGTCAACGGTCCCCTCGTCGAGGTGAGGGGGATCACCGGCCTCTCGATGCTCGAGCTTGTCGCGCTCGGTCCGCAGCGCATCACTGCGGCGACGGTCGCCATCAGCGGCGATCGCGCGACGTTGCAGGCGTACGAGTACACCGGCGGGCTCCGAGTCGGCGACGACGCCGAGGGCACGGGGCGGCAGCTGTCCGGTCTGTTCGGCCCCGGGCTTCTCGGTCAGGTGTTCGACGGCCTGATGCGCCCGCTGTCCTCGGCCTCGACGTGGCTGACGCCGGACCGCGCGCCGGCGACCGAGGACGCCGGGACGCTGGAACGCGTCTGGCAGTTCCTCCCGGTGCCGAGCGTCGGCGCCACCGTGGCCGCCGGCGACGTGCTCGGGACCGTCCCGGCGGCGGGATCGGTCGAGCACCGGATCCTCGTGCCGCCAGGCGTGGGCGGCCACCTGACGTGGCTCGCTCCTGCAGGTGGGCTGCGCATGCAGGACGTGGTCGCACGTGTCGATGACCACGAGGTGCACCTCGGGGAGCCGTGGCCCGTGCGGGTTCCTCGACCGTTCCGCGACCGTCCGGCGGGCGCGGTCCCGCTGCACACCGGTCAGCGCGTGCTCGATCTCCTGTACCCGGTGGCCCGCGGGGCCGCCGCAGCCGTCCCCGGAGGGTTCGGCACCGGCAAGACGGTCCTCCTGCAGCAGATCGCCAAGTGGAGCGACGCCGACGTGATCGTGTACGTGGGGTGCGGCGAGCGGGGCAACGAGATGGCCGACGTCCTCGATGGTCTCTCGAGCCTGGTCGACGACCGGACCGGCGGTCGGCTCATCGACCGGACGGTGATCATCGCCAACACCTCGAACATGCCGATGATGGCGCGCGAGGCGAGCATCTACACCGGCGTGAGCGTCGCGGAGTACTACCGCGACATGGGGTACGACGTCGTCGTCATCGCCGACTCCACGTCCCGGTGGGCCGAGGCGCTCCGGGAGTTCGCGAACCGCAACGGCGACCTGCCCGCCGAGGACGGGTACCCCGCGGACCTCGCGTCGGAGCTGGCGGCCTTCTACGAGCGTGCCGGACGGGTGACCACCCTCGGCGGCGCCGAGGCGTCGGTCACGATCATCGGGGCGGTGTCCCCACCAGGTGGAGACCTCACCGAACCGGTGACCACGGACACCCAGCGGTTCATCCGCTCGCTGTGGCTGCTCGACCGGGACCTCGCGTACTCCCGCCACTACCCCGCCGTGAGCTGGACCGGGTCGTTCGCACGGGACGCCGTCGCGATCGGCACGTGGCACGTGCTGAACGGTGACGCGGGCTGGCCGGCGCGCCGCGCTCGCGCCACCGCTCTCCTCGCCGAGGCGGACCGCCTCGGTGCGCTGGCCGAGATCGTCGGTCCGACGTCGCTGCCGGGCCACGAGCGCATGGTCCTGCTCGGCGGGCACCTCCTGCGCGACGGCGTTCTCATGCAGAACGCCCTGAGCGACAACGACGGCTTCTGCAGCGCCGCGAAGGGTGCGGCACTGCTGGACATGGTGCTGGCGGTCGTCGACGCGTGCGAGCGCCTCGTCGCGGACGGGGTCGCCGCCACGACGATCGAGCAGGCCGACCACGGACTGGTGCTCCGCGCACGTGAGGAGACCGGTCCAGCCGACACCGAGGGTGTCCGCGAGCGTGCCGCCGAGGCCGTCCGTCTGCTCGAGGAGCTGCGATGACCGACACCAGACCGGTGCATGCCCCACGCCGCCCTGATCTCACGCAACGTATCGCCGCGCAGGTGTCCTACGGCGACGTGCGCGAGCTTCGCGGCCCTCTGCTCGTTCTCGGCGACGTCGAAGGGGTCGGATGGGACGAGTTCGCGACCGTCCAGACCCCCGGCGGCGAGCGGCACGGGCTCGTGCTCGAGGTGGACCGCGACCTCGTCACGGTGCAGGTCCTCGAGAGCACCGACGGACTGACCCCCAGCGGCGTGCGGGTGCGCTTCGCCGGGCGACCGCTGCACCTCGCGGTCGGTTCCGGGTGGCTCGGCCGGGTCTGCAACGGTCGCGGAGAGCCCCTCGACGGCGGGCCACCGGTCACCGGGGAGATCGCGATGCCGGTCAGCGGGTGGCCGCTGAACCCGGTGCACCGCGAGCCCCCGCAGGAGCCCGTGCTGACGGGCGTCTCCGTGATCGACGCGCTCACGACCCTCGTGCGTGGCCAGAAGCTCCCGATCTTCTCCGTCCCGGGAATGCCCCACCTGACCCTGGCGACGCAGATCGCCGCCCAGGCCACCTCTCGCGGAGCCGGATTCCGGGTGGTCTTCGCCGCGATGGGCATGACCCACGCCGACATCGCCTACGTGCGGGACCGGCTCGAGGTCCGGTCCGCCGCCGGCGAGCTCGTCCTGCTGCTCAACGCCGCCGACGACCCGGTGATCGAGCGCATCCTCACCCCCGGATCGCCCTGACGATCGCCGAGCACCTCGCCTACGTCGAGGGCAACGACGTGCTCGTGATCATGTCCGACATGACGTCGTACGCCGAGGCCGTGCGCGAGGTCTCCGCGGCGCGCCGCGAGATCCCCGCACGCCGCGGCTATCCCGGCTACCTGTACAGCGACCTCGCGAGCCTCTACGAACGGTGCGGACGGATCCGTGGCCGATCCGGCTCCGTGACGATCGTGCCGGTCCTCACCATGCCGGCGGGCGACATCACGCACCCGGTGCCCGACCTCACCGGCTACATCACCGAGGGCCAGATCGTGCTGTCGCCCGAGATCGACGCGCGTGGGGTCTACCCGCCGGTCGACGTGCTGTCGTCCCTGTCGCGGCTCATGCGCAGCGGTGCCGGGCACGACCGCACCCGGGAGGACCATCTCGACGTCGCGGCCCAGGTCATGGCGGCGATCGCGCGTGCCCGCCAGGCCGCCGAGCTGGCCGAGCTGGTGGGCTCGGCGGCCCTGAGCGAGACGGACCGGAGCTACCTCGCCTACCGGACCGTGGTCGAGCAGCGGCTGTTCGACCAGGGCGCCGACGAGCTGCGGTCGCTCGAGGACACTCTCGGTCGGGCGTGGGCGGCGCTCGCCGAGCTGCCCGCGCGCGAGCTCACGATGCTGCCCACGGCGTTCCTCGACCGCTACCTCCCGTCACGGACGGAGGAGTCATGACCGACGTCGGCCGTGCCGGGCGGATGCGGGTCGAGCGGCGACTCGTGACGGCCCGTCACGGCGCCGATCTCCTGGATCGCAAGCGCCAGATCATGACCGACGAGCTCGAGCACCTCCAGCTCGACGCCGCACGCGCGCTGGAGGAGTGGGAGACCTCGGCCCGCGACGCCGCACGGTGGTCGCAACGGGTCGCGTCGCTCGACGGCCACCGCGGGATCCGGGGGGCTGCGCCCACGGAGCCCGCCGAGCTGGAGATCACGTGGGGTGCCGCGATGGGCGTGGAGTTCCCGGAGGACGCGAGGTGCACGATCCCACCCGTCGGTGTGCGCGGGGGAGCTCCGCTCTCGTGTACGCGGTCGCGGCTCACGAGGCAGCGCTGGCGGCCGGCGCGCGGTGTGCCGCGGCCGAGCGCGCCGTGCACCTGGTGCAGGCCGAGCTCGTCGCGACCCGCACCCGGCAGCGCGCGGTCGAGCACCGCTGGATCCCCCGGCTGGAGCGTGAGCTGGCCACCATCCGGCGGCGGCTCGACGAGCAGGAGCTCGAGGAGGCGTTGCGGCTCCGCTGGGCAGCGGACTCGCGTCCCGATGTCCGCGGCGACGGCACGTCCACGACGGGTCAGGAGGGGTTGCGATG
It encodes:
- a CDS encoding biosynthetic peptidoglycan transglycosylase: MAVAAGTPSRRRRRRRRWLLACAVALAPVLAVGALWPTTPGVGNAEVLIRSRLETHDAPLLGALPTSDRVARALVATEDSRFYVTPGVDPISAARAGFAMLTGSVDTGAATLEQQLAKNLYFPQDGGLLDKVDEAEVALKLDVGYSKHEILRMYLASVYFGHGYYGLPAAARGYFGTTPAALTWAQASLLAGLVQAPSAYDPVVHLDAARLRQRHVLNRLVATGVLTRAEATGAFAAPLGLR
- a CDS encoding V-type ATP synthase subunit A, which encodes MGVQVTEHSGASGTVRVGSVVRVNGPLVEVRGITGLSMLELVALGPQRITAATVAISGDRATLQAYEYTGGLRVGDDAEGTGRQLSGLFGPGLLGQVFDGLMRPLSSASTWLTPDRAPATEDAGTLERVWQFLPVPSVGATVAAGDVLGTVPAAGSVEHRILVPPGVGGHLTWLAPAGGLRMQDVVARVDDHEVHLGEPWPVRVPRPFRDRPAGAVPLHTGQRVLDLLYPVARGAAAAVPGGFGTGKTVLLQQIAKWSDADVIVYVGCGERGNEMADVLDGLSSLVDDRTGGRLIDRTVIIANTSNMPMMAREASIYTGVSVAEYYRDMGYDVVVIADSTSRWAEALREFANRNGDLPAEDGYPADLASELAAFYERAGRVTTLGGAEASVTIIGAVSPPGGDLTEPVTTDTQRFIRSLWLLDRDLAYSRHYPAVSWTGSFARDAVAIGTWHVLNGDAGWPARRARATALLAEADRLGALAEIVGPTSLPGHERMVLLGGHLLRDGVLMQNALSDNDGFCSAAKGAALLDMVLAVVDACERLVADGVAATTIEQADHGLVLRAREETGPADTEGVRERAAEAVRLLEELR
- a CDS encoding V-type ATPase 116kDa subunit family protein — encoded protein: MRWREALSPMRMERVAIVAPVEHYRAVLEEVARQAVVELDLPYVPGDGPDELDRAIDAAVVHGPVVGLVGWAANRDLAALSTTLAELGAGVVPLVHPRGIDPPTLLPGAGSPRMSRTLVDTYGTVPYADVDPSRMAALAYVVMFGMMFGDVGHGLVLVALGLVLRRARSGRLAGLRRAWLFVTGAGLTSIVFGALYGEAFGPTGLVPVLWLEPLTSPVPLMLAALVIGALLLAGAYLLGTINRVREGGWAYALYARTGVAGSALFVAVGLLAWGLTASVAPLVTAGGVLATVALVLIFAGLLVEAGGGATGVFQAVIEWVDTLARLGSNIVSFARLAAFGLTHAALLSVVWSGTTALWRPDWRAVAAVLVFVLGNVLTFGLEALVAGIQALRLEYYELFSRVFLSEGRPFRAWAPALATGSPAPEQNRAPDLTTSTTEGNRP
- a CDS encoding V-type ATP synthase subunit D, producing the protein MHDPTRRCARGSSALVYAVAAHEAALAAGARCAAAERAVHLVQAELVATRTRQRAVEHRWIPRLERELATIRRRLDEQELEEALRLRWAADSRPDVRGDGTSTTGQEGLR
- a CDS encoding ATP synthase subunit C; the encoded protein is MNPWIGTLPVALLAMAGGFLLVRRRRRAGVTALVVLDAVVLVAALVVLVVALGSTTASAAVLPAAAETATSGAGGSALIAAAIAVAGSSIGAAFAVAYTGSAALAAMSERPEIFGRAMVVVGLAEGIAIYGLIIAVILIGKA
- a CDS encoding YeiH family protein → MTVARETTGPAPAAPADTDSDRSAGPATRRTALVQKLPGLSLAVAIAIVASVIGRLLPIVGGPVTGIVIGVAVAAVVKPGERWRPGIKTASRTVLQASVVVLGSQLSLMQIVHVGLSSLPVMLGTLTVALVSAYWIGRWLGVTGNLRTLVGVGTAICGASAIAAVTPVIGAAGVEVAYAVTTIFLFNVSAVLVFPTLGHLLGMSQHAFGLFAGTAVNDMSSVVAAATTYGHQAATYAVVVKLTRTLLIIPISLGLAALVARRERVQTAAAGTVAHVAEPSVAAEVRSRVHVLRLVPRFLIGFLVVAAANTVGLVPTVLHPALSQVSVFLITVALSAIGLSTDLPGLRRAGHRPLVLGAALWIVVSLTSLALQRVTGLG
- a CDS encoding LysR family transcriptional regulator, encoding MPPHRPSLDLEALRMLALVADLGSISAAARAEQISQPSASKRIQVLERQLGLALLDRRTRGATLTDQGRMVTGWCRSVVEATDALITGSQALAARAAERLSIGASQTIAEYLAPTWLGEFRRRPGEPPVQLRVANSQEVIAALRAREIDLGFVETPQIPSDLHRRRVARDRLVLVVAPDHPLARRRHPLGRDELAQTPLASREDGSGTRDTLRLAIGRSMVPPAVELDSNAAVKVLVSSGSFPAVISELAVANELRDGRLVEVPLAEVDLSRSLDAVWRKGTRLGGAAEHFLQTARPARPPIARTPPTSRVRESDRTASSPIPPAGPADESARA